One stretch of Shewanella sp. Arc9-LZ DNA includes these proteins:
- a CDS encoding diguanylate cyclase, with the protein MTLPRINQQHLLFSIILGVIGLFINCYPIQFFANVQFVLGNTVTVIAAVLLGPWYAFLTAMMASTGLMLIWDSPHVYLFFGLEALFLGYARRRDIYALYADAAYWLFIGAPMVYLYVVLLMDIPPSHLGFIISKQGINGLIYTSIASLLILAIPKLWFLKDKVKDRNRRQLSAQLTYFFTLMVTLTLLFSALIFNFYFLERQQVMLKQNMTEAVAHLSTSAQNYIKNHQTVIQNTASQLDLVADKPEQWQGILSSSHQNYPGFISMLIANPAANIVAASPVSRLLTQQLPEQSININDRDYFIESFYNQRLFVSSAFLGRGFGNDAIIAMSAPFYLDEQRTQVAGIVEGSLDLTHFSHIDQVNEYTEDESVVMVDEQNQIIYASKKLGLKPLSQFNFAINKGVYRANLELINIHNTTSIVPEYMYAHRELDNGWTVYILKEFSPLLKLAEEQMFSSFIMLLIALLGTFYISKKLSALLTVPLEAVANQFSQSYSSPEKTSAIDDSSPREVFNLYQRLAASKQQLIAHQVELEETVANRTAELEKANKKLTELVDRDPLTGLYNRRYAERKFGELVDFCLRSDQAITVVLLDLDFFKKVNDNYGHLAGDECLRNVSHLLQKYFKRDIDIVARYGGEEFLLILPLSNTLHIEHHLNGFREALSQLEITSPEDKQSFNVTVSIGAITASADYEAELDKWIKVADDNLYQAKQQGRNRTIINIIND; encoded by the coding sequence TTGACATTGCCTCGCATTAATCAACAACACCTTTTATTCTCGATTATCTTGGGAGTAATAGGATTGTTCATCAATTGTTACCCGATACAATTTTTTGCTAACGTGCAATTTGTATTAGGTAACACGGTGACTGTCATTGCTGCTGTTTTATTAGGGCCTTGGTATGCATTTTTGACCGCAATGATGGCATCAACAGGATTAATGTTGATATGGGATAGCCCGCATGTTTACTTATTTTTTGGGCTTGAAGCATTATTTTTAGGCTATGCCAGACGCCGTGATATCTATGCCTTATATGCCGATGCCGCTTATTGGTTATTTATAGGTGCACCAATGGTGTATTTATATGTGGTTCTATTGATGGATATACCGCCATCTCACTTAGGCTTTATTATTTCAAAGCAAGGCATCAACGGACTGATATATACCAGTATTGCATCATTACTTATTTTAGCTATTCCAAAGTTATGGTTTTTAAAAGACAAAGTTAAAGACCGCAACCGTAGACAATTAAGCGCGCAACTGACTTATTTCTTCACCTTAATGGTGACGTTAACATTATTGTTTTCAGCGTTAATCTTTAATTTTTATTTTTTAGAACGTCAACAAGTCATGTTAAAACAAAACATGACGGAAGCGGTCGCCCACCTATCGACCTCTGCACAAAATTATATCAAAAACCATCAAACCGTGATCCAAAATACAGCAAGTCAATTAGATTTAGTTGCCGATAAACCAGAGCAATGGCAAGGCATTTTATCAAGTTCACATCAAAACTATCCCGGTTTTATCAGTATGTTGATCGCCAATCCGGCAGCCAATATTGTGGCAGCCAGCCCAGTATCAAGACTATTAACACAGCAATTACCAGAACAAAGTATCAACATTAACGATAGAGATTATTTTATTGAGTCATTCTATAACCAACGCCTATTCGTATCATCTGCCTTTCTAGGCCGCGGTTTTGGTAATGACGCGATTATTGCCATGAGCGCTCCCTTTTATCTCGATGAGCAACGCACACAAGTAGCAGGAATAGTAGAAGGTTCGCTTGATTTAACTCATTTTTCACATATTGATCAAGTTAATGAATATACCGAAGATGAATCTGTAGTGATGGTTGATGAACAAAATCAAATTATTTATGCTTCCAAAAAACTCGGTTTAAAACCACTTTCACAATTTAATTTTGCAATAAATAAAGGAGTGTATCGTGCCAATCTTGAGTTAATCAATATTCACAATACTACCTCAATTGTGCCTGAATATATGTATGCTCACCGGGAGCTCGATAATGGTTGGACAGTGTATATTTTAAAAGAATTTTCGCCGCTACTAAAACTCGCTGAAGAACAAATGTTCAGTAGTTTTATCATGCTGTTGATTGCATTATTGGGTACCTTCTATATTTCAAAAAAGCTCAGCGCGTTGTTAACGGTGCCATTAGAAGCTGTCGCCAATCAATTCAGTCAGTCATATTCAAGTCCAGAAAAAACCTCGGCAATTGACGATAGTTCACCCAGAGAAGTATTCAACCTGTATCAACGATTAGCAGCCAGTAAGCAACAACTCATCGCGCATCAAGTCGAGTTAGAAGAGACTGTGGCTAATCGTACCGCGGAATTAGAAAAGGCCAACAAAAAACTCACCGAGCTGGTTGATAGAGATCCGTTAACTGGCTTATATAATCGCCGTTATGCTGAACGTAAATTTGGTGAGTTAGTGGATTTTTGTTTGCGAAGCGATCAGGCCATTACTGTTGTATTGCTTGATTTAGATTTCTTCAAAAAAGTAAATGACAATTATGGCCATTTAGCTGGAGATGAGTGCTTGCGGAACGTGTCGCATTTATTGCAGAAATACTTTAAACGCGACATTGATATTGTGGCCCGTTACGGCGGAGAAGAATTTTTGCTTATTCTGCCTTTGTCCAATACCTTACATATTGAACACCATCTCAATGGCTTTAGAGAAGCACTGTCGCAATTAGAAATCACCTCACCCGAAGATAAACAGTCATTCAACGTGACGGTCAGTATTGGTGCTATTACGGCCAGTGCTGATTATGAAGCTGAACTCGATAAGTGGATTAAAGTCGCTGATGATAATCTCTACCAAGCAAAACAACAGGGACGTAATCGAACAATCATTAACATCATTAATGACTAA
- a CDS encoding DUF4212 domain-containing protein gives MSFENNDKAAGYWRENLRLVLSLLAIWAAVSFGCGILLVDVLNEITFMGFKLGFWFAQQGAMYVFVALIFVYVAKANTLDKKYNVQED, from the coding sequence ATGAGTTTCGAAAATAACGATAAGGCAGCGGGTTACTGGCGTGAGAATTTACGTTTAGTACTTAGCTTGCTTGCAATTTGGGCTGCAGTGTCATTTGGCTGCGGTATTCTATTAGTAGATGTGTTAAACGAAATTACCTTTATGGGATTCAAACTGGGTTTCTGGTTTGCGCAGCAGGGTGCAATGTATGTATTCGTGGCGCTGATTTTTGTTTATGTGGCGAAAGCTAATACATTAGACAAAAAATACAATGTTCAGGAAGACTAA
- a CDS encoding sodium:solute symporter family protein, with protein MDVQTLTYLIVGATFALYIGIAIWTRAGSTKEFYVAGGGVHPVLNGMATAADWMSAASFISLAGIVSFTGYDGSVYLMGWTGGYVLLALCMAPYLRKFGKFTVPDFIGDRYYSQTARTVAVICAIFICFTYIAGQMRGVGVVFSRFLEVDVETGVYIGMAVVFFYAVLGGMKGITYTQVAQYCVLIFAFMVPAIFISVMMTGHILPQIGFGAEMIDAAGNGTGVYLLDKLDGLSAELGFSQYTEGSKSMIDVFFITGALMFGTAGLPHVIVRFFTVPKVKDARISAGWALVFIAIMYTTIPALSAFSRVNMIETINGPESTGVPYETAPTWIKNWEKTGLITWDDKNNDGKIFYTNGEKNEMNIDRDIMVLATPEIANLPAWVIALVAAGGLAAALSTSAGLLLVISTSVSHDLLKKNLMPDISDQKELMYARIAAGFGVVMAGYFGINPPGFVAAVVAIAFGLAAASLFPAIIMGIFSRTMNKEGAISGMVIGLLFTASYIAYFKFINPASNTSENWLFGISPEGIGMVGMMVNFGVAFAVSKVTAKIPDEIVAMVESIRFPKGSGEAHDH; from the coding sequence ATGGATGTTCAAACACTAACATATTTAATTGTCGGCGCGACTTTTGCGCTGTACATCGGGATCGCCATTTGGACTCGTGCTGGTTCAACTAAAGAGTTTTATGTTGCAGGTGGTGGTGTTCACCCTGTTCTAAATGGTATGGCAACTGCAGCCGACTGGATGTCAGCAGCATCGTTTATTTCATTAGCCGGTATTGTATCTTTTACTGGTTATGATGGCTCAGTTTATCTAATGGGTTGGACCGGCGGTTATGTGCTATTAGCATTATGTATGGCGCCTTATTTACGTAAATTTGGTAAATTTACGGTTCCGGACTTTATTGGTGATCGCTACTACTCTCAGACGGCACGTACTGTCGCTGTTATTTGTGCCATCTTTATTTGTTTTACCTACATTGCAGGCCAAATGCGTGGTGTTGGCGTAGTGTTCTCTCGTTTCTTAGAAGTTGACGTAGAAACAGGGGTGTACATTGGTATGGCAGTCGTATTCTTTTATGCTGTATTAGGTGGCATGAAAGGGATTACTTACACACAGGTAGCACAATACTGCGTTCTTATTTTTGCCTTTATGGTTCCTGCTATCTTTATCTCAGTAATGATGACAGGTCACATATTACCGCAAATTGGTTTTGGCGCTGAGATGATTGATGCCGCAGGTAATGGTACGGGGGTGTATTTACTCGATAAGCTCGATGGATTATCGGCAGAACTCGGGTTCTCCCAATATACCGAAGGCTCCAAGTCGATGATAGATGTGTTCTTTATTACCGGTGCATTAATGTTTGGTACAGCAGGCTTACCGCATGTGATTGTACGTTTCTTTACTGTTCCTAAAGTAAAAGACGCGCGTATTTCTGCGGGCTGGGCTTTAGTATTTATCGCTATTATGTACACCACTATTCCTGCATTGTCTGCTTTCTCTCGCGTTAATATGATTGAAACCATCAATGGACCAGAATCAACTGGCGTGCCTTATGAAACTGCGCCAACTTGGATTAAAAACTGGGAAAAAACGGGTTTAATTACATGGGACGATAAGAACAACGATGGCAAGATTTTTTACACCAATGGTGAAAAAAATGAGATGAACATTGACCGCGATATTATGGTTCTTGCCACGCCTGAAATTGCCAATCTTCCAGCATGGGTTATTGCATTAGTTGCCGCGGGTGGTTTAGCTGCAGCATTATCTACCTCTGCGGGTTTATTACTGGTAATTTCAACCTCTGTGTCGCACGATTTACTCAAGAAAAATCTAATGCCGGATATTTCGGATCAGAAAGAGTTAATGTATGCACGGATAGCTGCTGGTTTCGGGGTTGTTATGGCGGGTTACTTTGGTATTAATCCTCCTGGATTCGTAGCCGCGGTGGTGGCCATTGCATTTGGTCTCGCAGCAGCCTCGTTATTCCCTGCTATTATCATGGGGATTTTCTCTAGAACCATGAATAAAGAAGGTGCTATTTCAGGTATGGTGATCGGGCTATTATTTACTGCTAGTTATATTGCCTACTTCAAGTTTATTAATCCTGCATCGAATACATCTGAAAACTGGTTATTTGGTATTTCACCAGAAGGTATTGGTATGGTGGGAATGATGGTTAACTTTGGTGTCGCTTTTGCTGTCAGTAAAGTTACTGCTAAAATTCCTGACGAAATAGTCGCAATGGTTGAGTCTATTCGTTTCCCTAAAGGGTCAGGCGAAGCACACGATCATTAA
- a CDS encoding DUF294 nucleotidyltransferase-like domain-containing protein, with translation MDASELQPVEQFLAAHSPFDTLPKDSIQYCARKISVGYYSKASAFVEFDKDNPKLYIVRSGAFEVRDPEGVLVDRVGEGECFGFSTLLSGEKVINKVAILEDGLVYHLPQSVFAQLRSEHRSFDQFFARAFAKRLRNETKFTAKDLTTTSRITSIMSSQPIIIDAHASVMDAAKLMREHRVSSVLVIDNQKLTGILTDRDLRNRIIAEGLDVNTLVSQAMTINPVTTHVNALVFEAMLAMSEHNIHHLPVVDGSRALGMITSTDILRSQSSQPLLLIGEIGRQANIEKLIQVSKQIPLLLQNLISADARAEEIGRVLTSVTDALTRRLIELNQQILGQAPMAFCWLAFGSQGRQDQVACSDQDNGLLLAHEPDEFAGAYFEALTKAVCKGLDECGYIYCPGDIMAQNPKWRLSLVKWKGLFSRWVNTPEPKALMHASIFFDMRPVFGPLSLFSELQDDVLAATQNNDIFLAGMAGNSLTESPPLGFFRKFVLERDGSEVKGMDLKHKGSALINDIARVYALSAGIKEVNTAKRIRALMDANIINRKDALNLADAHEFIAHMRLANQGYQATNNLPVNNYLKPQHLSSLMRHQLRDAFKVVHDAQAGIKLKFMRSF, from the coding sequence ATGGATGCCAGTGAGTTACAACCCGTAGAGCAGTTTTTAGCAGCACATTCGCCTTTCGACACGCTACCTAAAGATAGTATTCAATATTGTGCGAGAAAGATTAGCGTCGGTTATTACAGTAAAGCGTCTGCCTTTGTTGAGTTCGATAAAGACAATCCGAAATTGTACATTGTGCGCAGCGGTGCATTTGAAGTGCGCGATCCTGAAGGTGTATTGGTTGACCGTGTTGGCGAAGGAGAATGTTTTGGTTTTTCCACCTTATTATCGGGTGAAAAGGTCATTAATAAAGTGGCCATTTTAGAAGATGGTTTGGTTTATCATTTACCACAATCAGTCTTTGCCCAATTACGTTCTGAACATCGCAGCTTTGATCAATTTTTTGCTCGTGCTTTTGCTAAACGCTTACGCAATGAAACTAAATTTACCGCTAAAGACTTGACCACGACTAGCCGTATTACTTCAATTATGTCATCTCAGCCCATTATCATCGACGCTCATGCCAGTGTTATGGATGCGGCTAAATTAATGCGTGAACACCGGGTCTCATCGGTGCTCGTTATCGATAATCAAAAATTAACCGGTATTTTGACCGATCGAGATTTACGTAATCGAATTATCGCAGAAGGCTTAGATGTCAATACGCTGGTGAGTCAAGCCATGACCATCAATCCCGTGACAACTCATGTCAACGCGCTAGTATTCGAAGCAATGTTGGCGATGAGTGAACATAATATTCACCACTTACCTGTGGTTGATGGAAGCCGTGCGTTAGGGATGATCACTAGTACTGATATTTTGCGTTCGCAAAGCTCACAACCTCTACTGCTTATTGGCGAAATAGGACGGCAAGCGAATATAGAGAAACTTATTCAAGTGAGTAAGCAAATCCCGCTACTATTACAAAATTTAATCAGTGCCGATGCTAGAGCTGAAGAGATAGGTAGAGTATTAACCTCGGTAACTGATGCATTAACGCGTCGGCTGATTGAATTGAATCAACAGATTTTAGGTCAGGCACCAATGGCGTTTTGTTGGTTGGCTTTTGGTTCCCAAGGCAGGCAAGATCAGGTTGCTTGTTCTGACCAAGATAATGGCTTATTGCTGGCACATGAACCCGATGAATTTGCTGGTGCTTATTTTGAAGCATTAACAAAAGCGGTATGTAAGGGCTTAGATGAATGTGGTTATATTTATTGCCCTGGTGACATTATGGCGCAAAATCCCAAATGGCGCTTGTCACTGGTGAAGTGGAAGGGGCTTTTCTCTAGATGGGTAAACACGCCGGAACCAAAAGCTTTAATGCATGCCAGTATATTTTTCGACATGCGCCCAGTGTTTGGGCCATTGAGTTTATTCAGTGAACTGCAAGATGATGTTTTAGCCGCTACACAAAATAACGATATTTTCCTTGCCGGAATGGCGGGGAACTCGTTAACTGAATCACCGCCATTGGGCTTTTTTAGGAAGTTTGTCCTTGAGCGTGATGGTAGTGAAGTGAAAGGTATGGATTTAAAGCATAAGGGCAGTGCATTAATTAATGACATTGCCAGAGTATATGCGTTAAGTGCAGGTATCAAAGAGGTTAATACTGCTAAGCGGATCAGAGCGTTAATGGACGCTAATATTATTAATCGTAAAGATGCACTTAATTTGGCGGATGCCCATGAGTTCATTGCGCACATGCGTCTAGCTAATCAAGGTTACCAAGCCACCAATAATTTACCAGTGAACAATTATCTTAAACCACAACATCTTTCTTCATTAATGCGTCATCAGCTTCGTGATGCATTTAAAGTGGTGCACGATGCACAAGCAGGAATAAAGCTTAAGTTCATGAGGAGTTTCTAG
- a CDS encoding exonuclease domain-containing protein: protein MVNFWWVKTVLWRKKMTTLPSPLNTYLEAITPALTTLFLDAPLMAIDLEMTGLDPIHDQVISIGLVPIINGVIPLEKAQHMMISISGSVGHSATVHGIVDNQLHMALTLAEAIDWFLSQTKGYILVAHHAPLDIQFIQQQLIRCFGQSIPLVFIDTLAIEKKRCLMQQSVLKEGSLRLNASRERYRLPVYSAHNALIDALSCAELLLAQVAAMGDIKKLSVKDLINVFR, encoded by the coding sequence GTGGTCAATTTTTGGTGGGTAAAAACGGTGTTGTGGCGTAAAAAAATGACCACTTTACCGTCGCCATTAAATACATATTTAGAAGCAATCACGCCGGCATTAACAACACTATTTCTAGATGCTCCATTGATGGCGATTGATCTTGAAATGACGGGCTTAGATCCAATCCATGATCAAGTCATCAGTATCGGTTTGGTACCAATTATCAACGGTGTCATTCCGCTTGAAAAAGCACAACATATGATGATATCCATTAGTGGCAGTGTGGGTCATAGCGCGACGGTTCACGGTATTGTCGATAATCAATTGCATATGGCGTTAACGTTAGCCGAGGCAATTGATTGGTTTTTATCACAAACAAAGGGTTATATTTTAGTGGCGCACCATGCACCATTAGACATACAGTTTATTCAGCAGCAGTTGATACGCTGTTTTGGTCAATCAATTCCGTTGGTATTTATCGATACGTTGGCCATAGAAAAAAAACGTTGTTTAATGCAACAATCGGTATTGAAAGAAGGCTCGTTACGCTTGAATGCAAGCCGTGAACGTTACCGTTTACCCGTTTATTCTGCTCACAATGCGCTTATTGATGCATTATCTTGTGCAGAGTTATTGTTGGCTCAAGTGGCAGCGATGGGAGATATTAAAAAGTTGTCGGTTAAAGACTTAATTAATGTATTTCGCTAG
- a CDS encoding ketoacyl-ACP synthase III produces MQYAHITGWGKSVPPATLTNEDLATFMETTDEWIKTRTGISKRNISHVNTSEMASVAAKHALAAAGIDGSELDLIILATASPDTLIPNIASTVQANIGATCGAFDINAACSGFLYGVGLASSMIKSGQSKKILIIGAERLSFYLDWSRRETAVLFGDGAGAVVLEASDQPGGVLGYELNNDPEGRDILKSNFGTQMDRFDNDSLDFYIHINGQDVFKRAIHGMGSLSNKVLDKCGINIDDVDFVIPHQANERIIDTLVSRMKIPKEKAFVNIADYGNTSAATIPIAICDALSQGRIEANQTILSCAFGAGLTSAALLLKWGERTTPINTSDAALPPCDKTALELIKPAVDYFFNKAKNAE; encoded by the coding sequence ATGCAGTATGCACACATTACCGGTTGGGGGAAGTCAGTTCCGCCCGCAACATTGACCAATGAAGATTTAGCCACATTCATGGAAACGACGGATGAATGGATTAAAACACGTACTGGTATTAGTAAGCGTAACATCAGTCACGTCAATACTTCTGAAATGGCGTCGGTTGCAGCTAAGCATGCACTTGCCGCTGCAGGGATTGATGGCAGTGAATTAGATTTAATTATTCTAGCCACCGCCAGCCCTGATACCTTGATCCCAAATATTGCGTCTACGGTACAGGCCAATATTGGCGCTACCTGCGGTGCATTTGATATTAACGCTGCTTGCAGTGGATTTTTGTATGGCGTTGGCTTAGCTAGCTCAATGATAAAAAGCGGCCAAAGTAAGAAAATTCTCATTATTGGCGCTGAACGTTTATCTTTTTACCTTGATTGGTCTCGACGTGAAACCGCTGTGTTATTTGGTGATGGTGCTGGTGCTGTTGTGCTAGAAGCCAGTGACCAACCTGGTGGCGTATTAGGTTATGAATTAAATAACGATCCTGAAGGTCGCGATATTTTAAAGTCTAACTTTGGCACCCAGATGGATAGATTTGACAATGACTCATTGGATTTTTACATTCATATCAATGGTCAAGATGTGTTTAAACGTGCGATTCATGGCATGGGAAGTTTAAGTAATAAGGTATTAGACAAATGTGGTATCAACATCGATGATGTCGACTTTGTTATTCCGCATCAGGCAAACGAACGTATTATTGATACTTTAGTAAGCCGAATGAAAATTCCAAAAGAAAAAGCTTTCGTCAATATCGCTGATTATGGCAATACATCGGCTGCCACTATCCCGATTGCGATTTGTGATGCGTTATCTCAAGGTAGAATTGAAGCCAATCAAACGATTCTATCTTGCGCGTTTGGTGCTGGATTAACCTCGGCTGCCTTACTGCTAAAATGGGGCGAACGCACCACGCCAATTAACACCAGTGATGCAGCATTACCGCCTTGCGATAAAACCGCACTTGAATTGATTAAACCTGCGGTTGATTATTTTTTCAATAAAGCTAAAAACGCAGAATAA